The proteins below are encoded in one region of Candidatus Stygibacter australis:
- a CDS encoding T9SS type A sorting domain-containing protein has protein sequence MKKLFTIIFIVICLALSAQNNPKNVGIYILPSEGVPADGTIIFTASIISEGYTLSVDQTDVGCGYKALASRGLCYVNMASFVHETYDYEWSQGDIINWVVSDNTGREELGNVNQTLATGDGASQYDTDYWGGTFLPVTLSSFTAVYQEGTPVLQWITQSEINNAGWNIYRSDSEEMAESMQVNPELITGAGTTTETQSYFFRDEMEIEPGNTYHYLLENVDYTGSSENYGPISIMIPVDDGGQSPEVPIIYGLYNNYPNPFNPDTKICFVPDQTGKVNLNIFNVKGQKIKTLFSGTIAEAQIGVLQSYFWDGTNEQGRNVSSGIYFYRYESPLKTQTKKMLMIK, from the coding sequence ATGAAAAAATTATTTACTATAATTTTCATTGTCATTTGTTTAGCACTATCCGCTCAAAACAACCCTAAGAATGTTGGAATATATATTTTACCATCGGAAGGAGTCCCAGCTGACGGTACAATTATTTTCACTGCAAGTATTATAAGTGAGGGATATACTCTTTCAGTTGATCAAACCGATGTCGGTTGTGGATATAAAGCCTTAGCAAGCAGAGGATTATGTTATGTGAATATGGCAAGTTTTGTGCATGAAACTTATGACTATGAATGGTCTCAAGGTGATATAATCAACTGGGTGGTTTCTGATAATACAGGTAGAGAAGAATTAGGAAATGTAAATCAGACTCTGGCTACTGGTGATGGAGCCAGCCAGTATGATACTGATTACTGGGGTGGTACATTCCTTCCTGTAACTCTATCCTCATTTACTGCAGTGTACCAGGAGGGAACCCCTGTTCTGCAATGGATTACACAAAGTGAGATCAATAATGCAGGCTGGAATATATATCGTTCTGACTCGGAGGAAATGGCTGAGAGTATGCAAGTTAATCCAGAATTGATCACAGGAGCTGGAACAACCACTGAAACACAATCATATTTCTTCAGAGACGAGATGGAAATAGAACCTGGAAACACTTATCATTACCTGCTGGAAAATGTAGATTATACTGGCAGCAGTGAGAATTATGGTCCTATCAGTATAATGATACCTGTTGATGATGGAGGGCAATCACCAGAAGTGCCAATTATCTACGGGTTATATAATAACTACCCAAATCCTTTTAATCCAGATACAAAAATCTGCTTCGTGCCCGATCAAACTGGTAAAGTTAATCTGAATATATTCAATGTAAAAGGTCAAAAGATCAAAACACTATTTTCAGGAACTATCGCAGAAGCTCAAATTGGTGTATTGCAATCGTATTTTTGGGATGGAACTAATGAACAGGGCAGAAATGTAAGTTCAGGTATTTATTTCTATCGTTATGAATCACCTTTAAAAACTCAAACCAAAAAAATGTTGATGATAAAGTAA